A genomic stretch from Acidobacteriota bacterium includes:
- the tolB gene encoding Tol-Pal system beta propeller repeat protein TolB, whose amino-acid sequence MSSTPTLRPALWGLIWTALLLPASVGAQTQPADLPADASDVTVELNTQGRGLYQLALPEPEGVGTLRSTDRAGAESLDATLRMDLELSRVFEIQGPEQLSILALTGDRARDFEQYRSLGNELVILGKVRAEDAKLVYEGRLYDLTAGQAILGKRYRGSADAMRRIAHIFADEVIAYLAGRRGIAQTTIAFTSDRTGRKEIFLTDYDGYNQRQLTGHKSTSMSPDWAPGNGSLVYTSFVGGNPGIYRADIATGEKTPAITEGLQNISASFSPDGRKLAFSRALGANSEIFVADTSGRSLRQLTHSRAIDTNPAWSPKGTEIAFTSSRAGNPNVYLMDVEGTNVRRISRDGNYSDGAAWSPSGDKLAFASRIRGRFEIVVTDVVTRESRVLTRGGGNNEQPTFSPDGQWIAFTSNRSGSKQIWVMNAESGGDMRQLTRDGNNESPAWSGYPSRK is encoded by the coding sequence ATGTCATCCACTCCCACTCTTCGCCCTGCTCTTTGGGGCCTGATCTGGACAGCGCTTCTTCTTCCGGCCTCCGTCGGGGCACAAACGCAGCCGGCGGATCTACCCGCCGATGCCAGCGACGTGACGGTCGAACTCAACACCCAGGGCCGCGGCCTCTACCAACTCGCCCTGCCGGAGCCCGAGGGGGTCGGCACCCTCCGCTCCACCGACCGCGCCGGTGCCGAGTCCCTCGACGCCACCCTGCGGATGGATCTCGAATTGAGCCGGGTGTTCGAAATCCAGGGGCCGGAGCAGCTTTCGATCCTCGCCTTGACCGGCGACCGAGCCCGCGATTTCGAGCAGTACCGTTCCCTCGGCAACGAGCTGGTGATCCTCGGCAAGGTCCGCGCCGAGGACGCCAAGTTGGTCTACGAAGGCCGGCTTTACGACCTCACCGCCGGTCAGGCGATCCTCGGCAAGCGATACCGCGGTTCAGCGGACGCCATGCGGCGCATCGCCCACATCTTCGCCGACGAGGTGATCGCCTACCTCGCCGGCCGCCGAGGCATTGCCCAGACCACCATCGCCTTCACTTCCGACCGCACCGGCCGGAAGGAGATCTTCCTCACCGATTACGACGGCTACAACCAGCGGCAGCTCACCGGTCACAAGTCCACTTCCATGTCGCCGGACTGGGCTCCGGGCAACGGCTCCCTGGTCTACACCTCCTTCGTCGGCGGCAATCCGGGCATCTATCGGGCGGACATCGCCACCGGCGAGAAGACCCCGGCGATCACCGAGGGCCTGCAAAACATCTCCGCTTCGTTCTCCCCTGACGGCAGGAAGCTCGCCTTCTCCCGCGCCCTCGGGGCCAACTCCGAGATCTTCGTCGCCGACACCTCCGGGCGAAGCCTGCGTCAGCTCACCCACTCCCGCGCCATCGACACCAATCCGGCCTGGTCCCCCAAAGGCACCGAGATCGCCTTCACCTCCAGCCGAGCCGGCAACCCGAACGTCTACCTGATGGACGTCGAGGGAACCAACGTCCGGCGCATCAGCCGCGACGGCAATTACAGCGACGGCGCCGCCTGGAGCCCGTCCGGTGACAAGCTGGCCTTCGCCAGCCGCATCCGGGGCCGTTTCGAGATCGTGGTGACCGATGTCGTGACCCGCGAGAGCCGGGTACTGACCCGCGGCGGCGGCAATAACGAACAGCCGACCTTCTCGCCGGACGGCCAGTGGATCGCCTTCACCTCCAACCGCTCCGGCAGCAAGCAAATCTGGGTGATGAACGCCGAGTCCGGGGGCGACATGCGCCAGCTCACCCGCGACGGGAACAACGAGTCACCGGCCTGGTCCGGCTACCCTTCTCGGAAGTAA
- a CDS encoding TonB family protein: protein MTRSVEGILEGRARRTGPRLPRSALVAAIALHASVALIAFIAPRWGQAKAKPIEFVPIRLVPARALGSEVAPRNPPQAAPERPKPAEPEPTPPEPAPAPPEPKPEPRATPDPPPKAAQNPPATKPTSEPPPPTPPQQRRGSAQGNPLGTTADLGASVAGVDNPNFTYTYYLDRMLRLIEGQWRRPSTDQGVETVVYFRIQRDGSIRDLDVSKPSGSSAFDLAGLRAVQNAAPFPPLPAGYRNDSLGVNLVIR from the coding sequence TTGACCCGATCCGTCGAGGGCATTCTGGAAGGGCGCGCTCGGCGTACCGGCCCCCGCCTGCCGCGCAGCGCCTTGGTTGCGGCGATCGCCCTCCACGCTTCCGTCGCCCTCATCGCCTTCATTGCACCGCGCTGGGGGCAGGCGAAGGCCAAGCCGATCGAGTTCGTGCCCATTCGCCTGGTTCCGGCCCGCGCCCTGGGCAGCGAGGTCGCGCCGCGAAATCCTCCGCAGGCCGCTCCGGAACGCCCCAAGCCCGCCGAACCCGAACCGACGCCCCCGGAACCGGCGCCGGCGCCGCCCGAACCAAAGCCGGAACCCCGGGCCACTCCTGACCCACCGCCGAAGGCGGCGCAGAATCCACCGGCAACCAAGCCCACGTCCGAACCCCCTCCGCCGACTCCACCGCAGCAGCGCCGCGGTTCGGCCCAGGGCAATCCCCTCGGCACCACCGCCGACCTCGGCGCCTCCGTCGCTGGAGTGGACAACCCCAACTTCACCTACACCTACTACCTCGATCGCATGCTGAGGCTGATCGAGGGCCAGTGGCGGCGACCGTCCACCGATCAGGGCGTGGAAACGGTCGTCTATTTTCGGATTCAGCGCGACGGCAGCATTCGAGACCTGGACGTATCCAAGCCGTCCGGCTCCAGTGCCTTCGACCTGGCGGGGCTGCGGGCGGTCCAAAACGCCGCCCCGTTTCCACCGCTGCCGGCCGGCTACCGCAATGACTCTCTCGGAGTGAACCTCGTCATCCGCTAG
- a CDS encoding ExbD/TolR family protein — protein sequence MAFHIGDSDDQVLADINVTPLVDVMLVLLIVFMIAAPMLHQGIAVDLPKADQRALPMRQQDPLVVSVSRDGIVYLRDTPVHPTQLVERLLPILESREDKLVFLKGDREVPFGSVIEVLDVLQQGGITEVGMVTETPPRGSGR from the coding sequence ATGGCCTTCCACATCGGCGACTCCGACGATCAGGTGCTGGCAGACATCAACGTCACGCCGCTGGTGGACGTGATGCTGGTTTTGTTGATTGTCTTCATGATCGCCGCACCCATGCTGCACCAGGGCATCGCGGTGGATCTACCGAAGGCGGACCAGCGAGCGCTGCCGATGCGGCAGCAGGATCCGCTGGTGGTTTCGGTAAGCCGTGACGGCATCGTCTACCTGCGGGACACCCCCGTCCACCCCACCCAACTGGTGGAGCGGCTGCTGCCGATTCTCGAGTCCCGGGAGGACAAGCTGGTGTTCTTGAAAGGCGACCGGGAAGTGCCCTTCGGGTCGGTGATCGAAGTGCTGGACGTGCTCCAGCAAGGGGGCATCACGGAGGTCGGAATGGTCACCGAAACACCGCCGCGAGGGTCCGGCCGTTGA
- a CDS encoding MotA/TolQ/ExbB proton channel family protein codes for MQIPMPLLSVVSPPSIGHSEGPGILEVFLQSGPMAKVVLAVLVIFSLLSWATIVAKALQFQRADRQSASFLQIFRKSRRFSEVANSASSLSASPMVGLFQTGHAEIDAQIKHSRAGDEGSSGALRIRSIAALERSLQRAVHVELQAFSRWTPLLATTAAATPFIGLFGTVWGIMVAFQDIGFTGSTSLAVVAPGIAEALVNTAAGLGAAIPALIAYNYFANRLRRLRLRLEDFALEFLNLAERNFT; via the coding sequence TTGCAGATTCCAATGCCACTTCTATCCGTCGTCAGCCCACCGTCCATCGGCCACTCGGAGGGTCCGGGCATCCTGGAGGTCTTTCTCCAGTCCGGCCCGATGGCCAAGGTGGTGCTCGCCGTGCTGGTGATCTTCTCCCTGCTGTCCTGGGCGACCATCGTCGCCAAGGCGCTGCAGTTTCAGCGCGCCGACCGCCAGAGCGCCTCGTTCTTGCAGATCTTCCGCAAGAGCCGGCGCTTCAGCGAGGTGGCGAATTCCGCTTCGAGCCTGTCGGCGTCACCGATGGTCGGCCTCTTCCAGACCGGTCACGCGGAGATCGACGCTCAGATCAAGCACTCCCGGGCCGGCGATGAGGGGTCTTCGGGAGCCCTGCGGATCCGCTCCATCGCCGCCCTCGAGCGCAGTCTGCAACGGGCCGTCCACGTCGAGCTGCAGGCCTTCAGCCGCTGGACACCGCTCCTGGCCACCACCGCCGCCGCCACGCCATTCATCGGACTCTTCGGCACCGTATGGGGCATCATGGTGGCCTTCCAGGACATCGGTTTCACCGGCTCGACTTCCCTGGCCGTGGTGGCACCGGGCATCGCCGAAGCCCTAGTCAACACCGCCGCCGGCCTGGGAGCCGCCATTCCGGCCCTAATCGCCTACAACTACTTCGCCAATCGCCTGCGGCGCCTGCGCCTGCGGCTAGAGGACTTCGCCCTCGAATTCCTCAACCTGGCCGAGCGCAACTTCACCTAG
- a CDS encoding LOG family protein → MNALHRALYPDPPGPLPESRWARLRRRWRRRVLRVFDRTLLFLYRLIAWLDDRAPVERRYFRVAIFGSSRIQRHDPLYHQVRHLARRLSEAGCDIVTGGGPGLMTAANEGAREGAEGWRTRSFGLTILLPFEEQPNPFLDEVSEHHTFFSRLHHFIRMSHAYVVVDGGLGTTLEALMVWQLLQVGLLEDDRELVFVGPMWEGLRRWVEADVISRGLASAGDLDQVHWVASTEEALTIVRGARRRFIERRGDLLAHPRERRAPSPAGESTSVR, encoded by the coding sequence ATGAATGCACTTCATAGAGCCCTCTACCCCGACCCTCCCGGCCCCCTTCCGGAGTCGCGCTGGGCGCGTCTTCGCCGGCGGTGGCGGCGCCGCGTTCTGCGCGTCTTCGACCGCACACTCCTCTTCCTTTACCGGCTAATCGCCTGGCTGGACGATCGAGCGCCGGTGGAACGCCGGTACTTTCGCGTCGCGATTTTCGGTTCGAGCCGCATCCAGCGTCACGACCCTCTCTACCATCAGGTGCGCCATCTCGCCCGGCGCCTCTCGGAGGCCGGCTGCGACATCGTGACCGGCGGCGGGCCGGGGCTGATGACCGCCGCCAACGAAGGCGCCCGCGAAGGCGCCGAGGGCTGGCGCACCCGCTCTTTCGGGCTGACCATCCTGCTGCCCTTCGAGGAGCAGCCCAACCCTTTCCTCGACGAGGTGTCAGAACACCACACCTTCTTTTCCCGGCTGCACCACTTCATCCGCATGAGCCACGCCTACGTGGTAGTCGATGGCGGGCTCGGCACCACCCTCGAAGCGCTGATGGTGTGGCAGCTCCTGCAGGTCGGCTTACTGGAAGACGATCGCGAGCTGGTTTTCGTAGGACCTATGTGGGAGGGCCTGCGCCGTTGGGTGGAAGCGGACGTGATCTCCCGGGGCTTGGCCTCCGCAGGAGACCTGGACCAGGTTCATTGGGTCGCCAGCACCGAGGAAGCGCTGACCATCGTGCGTGGCGCCCGGCGGCGATTCATCGAGCGGCGCGGCGATCTACTCGCCCACCCGCGCGAGCGAAGAGCCCCCTCTCCGGCCGGCGAGTCGACTTCGGTCCGCTAG
- a CDS encoding electron transfer flavoprotein subunit beta/FixA family protein, whose product MRVAVCIKQVPDTEARLRVSKDGRWLDEEDLPFIINESDEYALEEGLRIAEASGGEVIVFSLGPARVKEALRKGLALGAARAVHLEDSAFAGGDAIATGRALAAAVQKEGCELVLTGSQSDDVGFGSTGSVLAGFLGWPHSWLVMGVDIEEGAASAEVTREMEGGKNEIARIALPAVFEIQAGINHPRYASLKGIMQAKRKPIDTVTPADLGLDASQVGAAGSRLEIVSVAFPESGEAAQIIEGDAVTASSTLVDKLQNEARVLS is encoded by the coding sequence ATGCGCGTTGCGGTTTGCATCAAACAAGTTCCGGACACCGAAGCCCGGCTGCGGGTCAGCAAGGACGGCCGGTGGCTCGATGAAGAGGACCTTCCCTTCATCATCAACGAGAGCGACGAGTACGCCCTGGAAGAGGGGCTGCGCATCGCCGAGGCCTCCGGCGGTGAGGTGATCGTATTCAGCCTCGGGCCGGCGCGGGTGAAGGAAGCTCTGCGCAAGGGGCTGGCGTTGGGCGCCGCTCGCGCTGTCCACCTGGAAGACTCCGCCTTCGCTGGTGGCGACGCCATCGCCACCGGTCGGGCGCTGGCGGCAGCGGTTCAGAAGGAGGGCTGCGAGCTGGTGCTGACCGGCTCCCAGTCCGACGATGTTGGCTTTGGCTCGACGGGTTCGGTGCTCGCCGGCTTCCTCGGCTGGCCGCACTCCTGGCTGGTGATGGGAGTGGACATCGAAGAAGGGGCGGCAAGCGCTGAGGTGACCCGCGAAATGGAAGGCGGCAAGAACGAGATCGCCCGCATCGCCCTGCCGGCGGTGTTCGAAATCCAGGCCGGCATCAACCATCCGCGCTATGCCTCCTTGAAGGGAATCATGCAGGCCAAGCGCAAGCCGATCGACACGGTGACACCGGCGGATCTCGGCCTCGACGCCTCGCAGGTGGGCGCCGCCGGCTCCCGCCTGGAGATCGTCTCGGTGGCCTTCCCGGAGAGCGGCGAGGCGGCCCAAATCATCGAAGGTGACGCGGTCACCGCCAGCAGCACGCTGGTCGACAAGCTACAGAACGAAGCGAGGGTGTTGTCATGA
- a CDS encoding electron transfer flavoprotein subunit alpha/FixB family protein: MSRVWIVLQQEEGRLTRQAKEAMVAGQRLAGEIGGTAEAVLLGSNIGALAEEIAGSTKLAALRVVDHPALEVYTPGAYISLLAPALREAAPAYVVFAHAYQSVDYFPRLAQEIEAGLLPEVTGWRREGDEFLWNRPILGGKMGSTVRMKGEGTVLLSVQSGAFPASGLEAGSAPVEALSSGEVTPDREILSIEDAGGNQVDLTRADVIVAVGRGVGGEDKLGPVRELAEVLGADIGASRPVIDSGWLERDRQIGSSGQTVAPKLYIAVGVSGAIQHAVGMKGSSCVVAINKDAGAPIFGMAKYGIVGDLHEVVPALIAALKER, encoded by the coding sequence ATGAGTCGCGTGTGGATCGTCCTGCAACAGGAAGAGGGCCGCCTAACCCGCCAGGCCAAGGAGGCGATGGTCGCCGGCCAGCGTCTGGCGGGGGAGATCGGCGGCACCGCCGAGGCGGTGCTGCTGGGCTCGAACATCGGCGCCCTGGCGGAAGAGATCGCCGGTTCGACGAAGCTGGCCGCCCTGCGGGTGGTCGATCACCCGGCGCTCGAGGTCTACACTCCCGGGGCCTACATCTCGCTGCTGGCGCCGGCCCTGCGCGAGGCGGCGCCGGCCTACGTGGTGTTCGCCCACGCCTACCAGAGCGTCGACTATTTCCCTCGGCTGGCTCAGGAGATCGAGGCAGGACTGCTGCCGGAAGTCACCGGCTGGCGTCGGGAGGGCGACGAATTCCTTTGGAACCGCCCGATCCTTGGGGGCAAGATGGGCTCCACCGTGCGCATGAAGGGCGAGGGTACGGTGCTGCTTTCGGTCCAGTCCGGCGCCTTCCCGGCAAGCGGTCTGGAGGCCGGGAGCGCGCCGGTCGAGGCCCTGTCCTCAGGCGAAGTCACGCCGGACCGGGAGATTCTGTCGATCGAAGATGCCGGCGGCAACCAGGTGGACCTCACCCGGGCGGACGTCATTGTCGCCGTCGGTCGCGGGGTCGGCGGCGAGGACAAGCTCGGCCCGGTCCGCGAGCTGGCGGAGGTGCTCGGAGCGGACATCGGCGCCAGCCGGCCGGTGATCGACAGCGGTTGGCTGGAGCGGGACCGCCAAATCGGTTCATCGGGCCAGACGGTGGCGCCGAAGCTCTACATCGCCGTCGGCGTTTCCGGCGCGATTCAGCACGCGGTGGGTATGAAGGGCTCGTCCTGCGTAGTGGCGATCAACAAGGATGCCGGTGCGCCGATCTTCGGCATGGCGAAGTACGGCATTGTGGGCGATCTCCACGAGGTGGTGCCGGCCCTGATTGCGGCCCTCAAGGAGCGCTGA
- the murB gene encoding UDP-N-acetylmuramate dehydrogenase, which yields MPPPDLASLLAPFEPLQDEPLAPWTTFRIGGPADWFVTPTSGDQLAKVVSLARRHEIPYFLLGTGANILVGDGGFRGLVIHNGARQMGIDGHRVWAESGARVYPDLIELAVGAGLSGLEHYVGIPSSVGGALWQNLHFLAPPPKRERTMFIEEVLSEAEILDQEGQRRRVGVEYFDFGYDYSILHIRQDIVLRATFDLEPKIEAEMRAVMAANLAWRGERHPPLDTEPSAGSIFKKIEGIGAGRLIDEAGLKGLTVGGAEISPRHANIIVNRGGATARDVRILIQRVQQTVHEQTGRRLEPEISFIGEFAEPPML from the coding sequence TTGCCCCCACCGGACCTCGCTAGCCTGCTTGCGCCCTTCGAGCCCTTGCAGGACGAACCGCTGGCCCCCTGGACCACCTTCCGGATCGGCGGTCCGGCGGACTGGTTCGTGACTCCGACCTCCGGCGATCAACTGGCGAAGGTGGTGAGCCTCGCCCGGCGCCACGAGATTCCCTATTTCTTGCTCGGCACCGGCGCCAACATCCTGGTGGGCGATGGTGGGTTTCGAGGGTTGGTGATCCACAATGGCGCCCGGCAGATGGGCATCGACGGCCACCGGGTATGGGCCGAAAGTGGCGCTCGGGTGTACCCGGATCTGATCGAGCTGGCGGTAGGCGCCGGACTGTCCGGCCTGGAGCACTATGTGGGCATCCCATCGAGCGTCGGCGGCGCTCTGTGGCAAAACCTCCACTTTCTCGCTCCACCGCCGAAGCGCGAACGGACCATGTTCATCGAGGAAGTTCTCTCGGAGGCTGAGATCCTCGACCAGGAGGGCCAGCGCCGCCGAGTGGGGGTCGAATACTTCGACTTCGGCTATGACTACTCGATCCTGCACATCCGGCAGGACATCGTCCTGCGCGCCACCTTCGACCTAGAGCCCAAGATCGAAGCAGAAATGCGGGCTGTAATGGCCGCCAATCTCGCCTGGCGCGGCGAGCGCCACCCTCCCCTCGACACCGAACCGAGCGCCGGATCGATCTTCAAAAAGATCGAAGGGATCGGCGCCGGCCGGCTGATCGACGAAGCGGGGCTCAAGGGCCTGACCGTCGGCGGCGCCGAGATCAGCCCCCGCCACGCCAACATCATCGTCAACCGCGGCGGAGCGACGGCGCGCGACGTGCGCATCTTGATCCAGCGAGTCCAGCAAACGGTCCACGAGCAAACCGGTCGGCGACTCGAGCCGGAAATCTCCTTCATAGGAGAGTTCGCAGAGCCTCCTATGCTATAA
- a CDS encoding ribose-5-phosphate isomerase — MKIALGTDHAGYEYKERIKEYLTEGGHEVVDFGTDSDESCDYPRFIVPAARAVADGTCDRAIVLGGSGNGEAMAANRIRGVRCALCWNEESARLARQHNDANALSLGQRMMPLESALKLVRIWLETPFEGGRHVRRIELLDSL, encoded by the coding sequence ATGAAGATCGCACTCGGCACCGACCACGCCGGCTACGAGTACAAGGAACGCATCAAGGAGTACCTGACCGAAGGCGGCCATGAGGTCGTCGATTTCGGAACGGACTCCGACGAGTCCTGTGACTACCCCCGCTTCATCGTGCCCGCGGCGCGCGCCGTGGCCGACGGCACCTGCGACCGCGCCATCGTCCTCGGAGGTTCCGGAAACGGTGAAGCGATGGCCGCCAACCGCATCCGGGGAGTGCGCTGCGCACTGTGCTGGAACGAAGAATCGGCCCGCCTGGCGCGACAGCACAACGACGCCAACGCCCTCTCTCTCGGCCAGCGCATGATGCCCCTCGAAAGCGCCCTGAAACTGGTCCGCATCTGGCTCGAAACACCCTTCGAAGGCGGTCGCCATGTTCGGCGGATCGAACTGCTGGACAGCCTCTAG
- a CDS encoding RNA methyltransferase, with protein MITSRHNSKMKDMRRLRRCKDDRAVVEGPHLIEEAMAAGRVVEEIFVAPDAPWGEHWRDAAGRPPTAVHEAVLRELADADSPRGAVAIVHLPRAGLESLPPAAADGLVVYVDGLQDPSNLGALARVAEAAGAEALVLAPATAHPNHPRALRASAGSLLRLPVARRVAVAETAAWTAAPWIALATRGGSDLFRTKLPRCAVLALGSEGRGLSPEAENQAAYSVTIPLRPPVESLNATVAAALVLFEVAGRRG; from the coding sequence ATGATCACCAGCCGCCACAACTCGAAGATGAAGGATATGCGGCGACTCCGACGTTGTAAAGACGACCGGGCGGTGGTCGAAGGACCCCACCTGATCGAGGAGGCGATGGCCGCCGGCCGAGTGGTGGAAGAGATCTTCGTCGCGCCCGACGCACCCTGGGGAGAGCACTGGCGGGACGCCGCCGGCCGGCCGCCGACGGCGGTCCACGAAGCGGTGCTGAGAGAACTGGCGGACGCCGACAGCCCACGCGGTGCCGTCGCCATCGTGCACCTTCCGCGGGCAGGCTTGGAAAGCCTACCGCCGGCCGCTGCGGACGGCCTGGTGGTGTACGTGGACGGCCTCCAGGACCCCAGCAACCTCGGCGCCCTCGCCCGAGTCGCCGAGGCGGCAGGTGCCGAGGCGCTGGTGCTGGCGCCGGCCACCGCCCATCCCAATCATCCGCGGGCGCTGCGCGCCTCCGCCGGCAGCCTGCTGCGCCTGCCGGTGGCCCGCAGGGTCGCCGTAGCGGAGACCGCCGCCTGGACCGCCGCTCCGTGGATCGCCCTCGCCACCCGTGGCGGCTCCGATCTGTTCCGGACGAAACTCCCCCGCTGCGCCGTTCTCGCCTTGGGCTCCGAGGGCCGAGGCTTGTCGCCGGAGGCTGAGAACCAGGCCGCCTACTCGGTCACGATCCCTCTGCGGCCGCCGGTCGAATCGCTCAACGCGACGGTCGCTGCAGCCCTGGTGCTGTTCGAAGTCGCCGGTAGGCGTGGCTAG
- a CDS encoding DUF84 family protein, whose translation MAFDSKDFWRTLQTGTAVAVAGSTSPRLLGVRDAFSRYFREVVGVQPSVAVVPQAVEQKPVGLAVSDQEVVASVHQRVAVLAERLEEEYPFIVAVEGGLHTLTLDEDPPRTFIRAWAAVHCPLGEALGSSGSIELPAGVLARRSGFLAGTRRGGGIISSLTGGQEDRRRATAEATFHALCSVFYEVIEGPGQRRRL comes from the coding sequence ATGGCCTTTGATTCTAAGGACTTCTGGAGAACCCTCCAAACCGGAACGGCGGTCGCCGTGGCCGGTTCCACCTCGCCGCGCCTGCTCGGTGTGCGCGATGCCTTCTCGCGCTACTTTCGCGAGGTTGTGGGGGTGCAGCCCTCGGTCGCGGTGGTGCCCCAGGCGGTGGAGCAGAAGCCCGTCGGGCTGGCTGTTTCGGATCAGGAGGTGGTGGCCTCAGTCCATCAGCGAGTGGCGGTGCTGGCCGAGCGCCTGGAGGAAGAGTATCCGTTCATCGTGGCCGTGGAAGGAGGACTTCACACGCTCACCCTGGACGAGGATCCTCCGCGCACCTTCATCCGCGCCTGGGCCGCCGTTCACTGTCCCCTCGGCGAGGCCCTGGGGAGCAGTGGATCCATTGAACTGCCGGCCGGAGTGCTGGCTCGCAGGAGCGGCTTCTTGGCCGGAACGCGTCGCGGCGGCGGCATCATTAGCTCGCTCACCGGCGGCCAAGAAGATCGCCGCCGAGCGACCGCCGAAGCGACCTTTCACGCTCTGTGTAGCGTGTTCTACGAGGTGATCGAGGGCCCCGGTCAGCGCCGCCGTCTGTGA
- the metK gene encoding methionine adenosyltransferase, translating to MADSKHHLFTSESVTDGHPDKIADQISDSILDAVLADDPQGRVACETMVTTGMVLLAGELTTTAQVDFAAVARQTIRDIGYDNPAYGFDGNSCAVVSALDPQSPDIAMGVDPGGAGDQGLMFGFACRETEELMPLPLVLAHRLTRRLSEVRRSGEIPWLRPDGKSQVTVEYNGTKPVRLHTVVISTQHDPEVEQDEIRRQIIDRVIRPVAPEEMLDAETIFHINPTGRFVIGGPQGDCGLTGRKIIVDTYGGVGSHGGGAFSGKDPTKVDRSASYMARHIAKNLVAAEVVDRVEVQLAYAIGVADPVSVHIETFGTGRLPASDIEKLVRATFPLDPRGIIEYLELRRPIYRQTAAFGHFGRSEPELRWESTEAAEKLRQGAEALGATASM from the coding sequence ATGGCTGATTCCAAACATCATCTCTTCACTTCCGAGTCGGTGACGGACGGACATCCCGACAAGATCGCCGACCAGATCTCCGACTCGATCCTCGACGCGGTGTTGGCGGACGATCCGCAGGGTCGCGTTGCCTGCGAGACCATGGTCACCACCGGCATGGTGCTTCTCGCCGGCGAACTGACCACCACCGCGCAGGTCGATTTCGCCGCCGTCGCCCGCCAAACCATCCGCGACATCGGCTACGACAACCCTGCCTACGGTTTCGACGGCAATAGCTGCGCCGTCGTGTCGGCCCTCGACCCGCAGTCGCCGGATATCGCCATGGGAGTCGATCCCGGCGGTGCCGGTGATCAGGGGTTGATGTTCGGATTCGCCTGCCGGGAAACGGAGGAGCTGATGCCTCTGCCGTTGGTGTTGGCGCATCGGCTGACGCGACGCCTGTCGGAAGTGCGGCGCAGCGGCGAGATCCCGTGGTTGCGGCCCGATGGCAAGAGCCAGGTGACGGTGGAATACAACGGAACGAAGCCGGTGCGGTTGCATACGGTCGTCATCTCCACCCAGCACGATCCGGAGGTGGAGCAGGACGAGATCCGCCGTCAGATCATCGACCGGGTGATCCGGCCGGTGGCGCCGGAGGAAATGCTGGACGCCGAGACGATCTTCCACATCAATCCCACCGGTCGCTTCGTGATCGGTGGTCCGCAAGGTGACTGCGGCCTGACCGGTCGCAAAATCATCGTCGATACCTACGGCGGCGTCGGCAGTCACGGTGGGGGAGCGTTCTCCGGCAAGGATCCGACCAAAGTGGATCGTTCGGCGAGCTACATGGCGCGGCACATTGCCAAGAACTTGGTGGCGGCCGAGGTGGTGGACCGAGTGGAAGTGCAGCTCGCCTACGCCATCGGCGTGGCGGATCCGGTGTCCGTCCACATCGAGACCTTCGGTACCGGCCGGCTGCCGGCCTCGGACATCGAGAAGCTGGTGCGCGCCACCTTCCCCCTCGACCCGCGCGGCATCATCGAGTACCTCGAACTCCGGCGGCCGATCTATCGGCAGACGGCGGCCTTCGGCCACTTCGGTCGCAGCGAGCCGGAGCTGCGCTGGGAGTCGACCGAAGCGGCGGAGAAGCTGCGCCAAGGGGCGGAAGCTCTCGGCGCGACGGCGTCGATGTAG
- a CDS encoding sigma-70 family RNA polymerase sigma factor, producing MTSPAEHSTPEPSIEELIGKLQPKLRRILARYRVPVEDAEDLLQQSFLDLVFKRATIYNPEAWLLATVRNRSIIYWRRRRSQICDAVDISILEMVAKPEVPSQRGAMLRHDLERVLEQLPERCRDLLKLRYGLGYKPAEVAATLGYQPSSIRKVTSRCLTRLTRQLAEVGFCEKE from the coding sequence ATGACGTCACCTGCCGAACATTCCACGCCCGAACCTTCGATCGAAGAGCTGATCGGGAAACTGCAGCCGAAGCTGCGCAGGATTCTCGCGCGCTACCGGGTGCCGGTAGAGGACGCTGAGGATCTGCTGCAGCAGAGCTTTCTCGATCTGGTCTTCAAGCGAGCCACGATCTATAACCCGGAGGCTTGGTTGCTCGCCACGGTGCGCAACCGCTCGATCATCTACTGGCGACGGCGCCGCTCGCAGATCTGTGACGCGGTGGACATTTCCATTCTCGAGATGGTCGCCAAGCCGGAGGTTCCGTCCCAGCGTGGGGCGATGCTGCGTCACGATCTGGAACGGGTGTTGGAGCAGCTCCCGGAGCGTTGCCGAGATCTCCTCAAGCTGCGCTACGGACTGGGGTACAAACCGGCGGAGGTCGCCGCGACCCTCGGCTATCAGCCCTCCAGCATCCGGAAAGTCACCAGCCGCTGCTTGACCCGCCTGACGCGCCAGCTTGCCGAAGTAGGATTCTGCGAGAAAGAGTAG